The following proteins come from a genomic window of Gottfriedia acidiceleris:
- the spoIID gene encoding stage II sporulation protein D → MKSFKTLITAGLTTCSVVILIPTLLVLPFHSHTDGRLVDQLQKKANQVAAANKNDNLSIEVFRTKTQKVEKLPIEEYVLGVVASEMPAKFETEALKAQSLSARTFIIKRLKEGKPLDEGGIVDDSVNFQVFQDRDDLKRRYGAEYDKNIAKIEKAVKATEGQILTYNGQPITASFFSTSNGYTENSEEYWKNSVPYLKSVPSPWDSVAPNYVSKKSFTISDFEKKLNVKINKSDIGKVTMRTQGKRVEQVAFGKKTLSGKEIREKLNLRSTDFSWERSGNEIIITTKGFGHGVGMSQYGANELAKQGKTYDEIVKYYYKGINIKKLSKKDYDLLKKL, encoded by the coding sequence ATGAAGTCATTTAAAACATTAATCACTGCAGGATTAACTACTTGCTCAGTCGTTATTCTTATCCCTACATTGCTTGTTCTACCATTTCATAGCCACACAGATGGTAGATTGGTTGATCAACTACAGAAAAAAGCAAACCAAGTCGCAGCAGCGAACAAAAATGACAATCTAAGTATTGAAGTATTTAGAACAAAAACTCAAAAAGTTGAAAAACTACCAATCGAGGAATACGTACTAGGAGTAGTAGCATCAGAAATGCCAGCCAAATTTGAAACAGAAGCACTAAAAGCACAAAGTTTAAGTGCAAGAACATTTATCATCAAACGATTGAAAGAAGGAAAACCACTTGATGAGGGTGGAATTGTTGATGATTCTGTTAATTTTCAAGTCTTTCAGGATCGCGATGACCTGAAGAGAAGATATGGCGCTGAATATGATAAAAATATAGCTAAAATTGAAAAAGCTGTAAAAGCCACTGAAGGACAAATATTAACATACAATGGACAACCTATAACTGCTTCATTCTTCTCCACAAGCAATGGATACACAGAAAACTCCGAAGAATATTGGAAAAATAGTGTACCATATTTAAAAAGCGTACCGAGTCCTTGGGATTCCGTTGCTCCAAACTATGTATCAAAAAAATCATTTACAATAAGTGATTTCGAAAAGAAACTTAATGTAAAAATTAATAAGTCAGACATAGGGAAAGTCACGATGAGAACACAAGGTAAACGTGTAGAACAAGTGGCGTTTGGTAAAAAAACTCTCTCAGGTAAAGAAATTAGAGAAAAACTAAACCTACGTTCTACAGATTTTTCATGGGAGCGTTCAGGTAATGAAATCATCATTACAACAAAAGGTTTTGGTCATGGAGTAGGTATGAGTCAATACGGTGCAAATGAGCTTGCTAAGCAAGGAAAAACATACGATGAGATCGTTAAGTATTATTATAAGGGAATCAACATAAAGAAGCTTAGTAAGAAGGATTATGACCTATTAAAGAAGCTTTGA
- a CDS encoding complex I subunit 4 family protein has product MMSHFLLWVVFSPLLGLLLVSFAPKNSYKLWALLTSVLSFAVTILAYIAGQNHSSLKDWNISYDWFSFGKFFAGSTRLFQVKFELGVDGLSLVMILLTGIISLIAVIAGFSINKGSKGFYQLLFILQVGMFGVFAAQNLVLFFLFFELTLVPMFFLIGKWGRFDSERAGYQFLIYNGLGSAFLLFVIAVLFARTGTTNYEVLANIIPAGQQTVSPISEHLKMVLLICLLIAFAIKLPLFPFHRWMVNVHTQANPAVVIIHAGILLKIGTYGLIRFALGVFPEQFEKMSVALAIIGVINLLYGAYIALIQKELRSVLAYSSFSHMGIVIIGLAAMNSAGIQGAILQSVSHGLIAALLFLIVGMLENRGDTTSFDRISGLSKSAPRLAGLLLFGGMASLGLPGLSGFVGEWLSFVGLFQSHKAIATVGTLGIILTAAYILRAILQLSFGKTSEFISSFTDLSKREAIASVILVFAIVLLGVYPAFVNDMIVSSVDFIIQGIRGV; this is encoded by the coding sequence ATGATGTCTCATTTCTTATTATGGGTTGTTTTCTCACCTTTATTGGGATTATTACTAGTTTCTTTTGCTCCAAAGAATTCTTATAAGCTTTGGGCATTATTGACTTCGGTTTTATCATTTGCAGTTACTATACTAGCTTATATAGCAGGTCAAAACCATTCTAGTTTAAAAGATTGGAATATTTCATATGATTGGTTTTCATTTGGAAAGTTTTTCGCTGGATCAACTAGATTGTTTCAAGTTAAGTTTGAGCTTGGAGTAGACGGTCTATCATTAGTGATGATTTTACTTACTGGTATTATCTCATTAATCGCTGTAATAGCAGGTTTCTCTATTAATAAAGGTTCAAAAGGCTTTTATCAACTACTATTTATTTTACAAGTAGGAATGTTTGGTGTATTTGCAGCTCAGAACTTAGTATTATTCTTCTTATTCTTTGAATTAACGTTAGTTCCAATGTTCTTCTTAATTGGTAAATGGGGCCGATTTGATAGTGAACGTGCTGGATACCAGTTCTTAATTTATAACGGATTAGGATCTGCATTCTTATTATTTGTTATTGCTGTCCTATTTGCTCGCACAGGCACAACAAATTATGAAGTTTTAGCAAACATCATTCCAGCAGGACAACAAACTGTTAGTCCAATTTCAGAGCATTTAAAAATGGTTCTATTAATTTGTTTATTAATTGCATTTGCAATCAAACTACCATTATTCCCGTTCCACCGATGGATGGTGAATGTTCATACTCAAGCAAACCCTGCTGTAGTAATCATTCACGCTGGTATCCTGTTAAAAATTGGAACTTACGGTTTAATTCGTTTTGCTTTAGGTGTTTTCCCAGAGCAATTTGAAAAAATGTCGGTTGCTCTTGCGATAATTGGTGTAATTAATTTACTTTACGGAGCTTATATTGCTTTAATCCAAAAGGAATTACGTTCTGTATTGGCATATTCAAGTTTCTCACATATGGGGATTGTTATTATTGGATTAGCAGCAATGAATAGCGCTGGAATCCAAGGAGCAATTTTACAATCAGTATCTCACGGTTTAATTGCAGCACTTCTATTTTTAATAGTTGGCATGTTAGAAAATCGAGGTGATACTACTAGTTTTGACCGTATTTCTGGTCTTTCAAAATCAGCTCCAAGACTTGCTGGCTTATTACTTTTTGGCGGTATGGCATCGTTAGGTTTACCAGGTCTATCAGGGTTCGTAGGAGAATGGCTATCATTTGTTGGCCTTTTCCAATCTCATAAAGCAATTGCAACAGTAGGGACGTTAGGAATCATCTTAACTGCAGCTTATATTTTAAGAGCAATTTTACAATTAAGCTTCGGTAAAACTAGTGAATTTATTTCATCATTCACTGATTTGTCAAAACGCGAAGCAATCGCTTCAGTTATTTTAGTATTTGCGATTGTCCTGCTTGGTGTATACCCAGCTTTCGTAAATGATATGATTGTGTCATCAGTGGATTTTATCATTCAAGGGATTAGAGGTGTATAG
- the nuoN gene encoding NADH-quinone oxidoreductase subunit NuoN has translation MTWKALSEFQWGTMGPEIILVAAALLLLTLELLLPKNASRKIVGWVGLLSVVGSLVWLITLYSHKPISLLAGSFKLDSFGLLFKTILLIGAILVLLLALGDKSITERSEYYTLFITALIGAMYMASSSDLITLFVGLELLSISSYILVGIQKRREGSSEAALKYVINGGISTAITLFGLSYTYGLTGTTNITEMNVALQQGIPSSNEFLMILAFVLVFVGLSFKLASVPFHMWAPDVYEGAPTPVTAFLATVSKTGGFIIVLRIFLAIFTGALLMKEQKSVFEVMQPVVATLAALSMIIGNTIALKQNSLKRILAYSGIAHGGYVLVAFVSISPFMFEGIWFYLLAYTFMTIGILTIVYNVQQQRGSDSLSSFAGLIKTNPFLAITMTIFVLSLAGIPLTAGFIGKLNIFLGAFVQVKGYFVLGGILLLTTVVSYFYYFGILQTIFFRSSEERKVVLPKTHLFVVLVCAVLTIVLGIKPSLALDIFHKLDIVKDFFMA, from the coding sequence ATGACTTGGAAAGCATTATCTGAATTTCAATGGGGAACAATGGGTCCTGAGATTATTCTAGTCGCTGCTGCGCTTCTTCTATTAACTCTTGAACTCTTACTACCTAAAAATGCGAGTCGTAAAATAGTCGGATGGGTTGGTTTACTAAGCGTTGTTGGATCACTAGTATGGTTAATCACACTTTATTCACATAAACCAATAAGTCTACTAGCGGGGTCGTTTAAACTTGATTCATTTGGGCTTCTCTTTAAAACTATTTTATTAATCGGAGCAATCTTAGTTTTATTACTTGCTCTTGGAGATAAATCAATTACAGAGCGCTCAGAATACTACACATTGTTTATTACAGCGTTAATTGGAGCAATGTATATGGCTTCAAGTAGTGATTTAATCACATTATTTGTTGGATTAGAGTTACTTTCGATTTCATCTTATATTCTAGTTGGCATTCAAAAGAGAAGAGAAGGCTCTTCTGAGGCAGCACTTAAGTATGTAATTAACGGTGGTATTTCAACTGCAATTACATTATTCGGACTAAGCTATACTTATGGCTTAACAGGTACAACAAACATTACTGAAATGAATGTGGCACTTCAACAAGGAATTCCAAGCAGTAATGAATTTCTAATGATCCTAGCATTTGTGCTAGTGTTTGTTGGATTATCATTTAAACTAGCGTCTGTTCCGTTCCATATGTGGGCGCCAGATGTATATGAAGGTGCTCCAACTCCTGTAACAGCATTCTTAGCAACAGTTTCAAAAACAGGCGGGTTTATTATCGTACTTCGCATCTTCTTAGCAATTTTCACGGGTGCATTATTGATGAAGGAACAAAAATCTGTATTTGAAGTAATGCAACCAGTTGTTGCTACATTGGCCGCGTTATCGATGATTATTGGTAATACGATTGCTTTAAAACAAAACAGTCTAAAGCGTATACTTGCATACTCGGGTATTGCACACGGAGGTTATGTTCTAGTTGCATTTGTAAGTATTTCACCATTCATGTTTGAGGGAATCTGGTTCTATTTATTAGCTTATACATTCATGACAATCGGTATTTTAACAATTGTCTACAATGTACAACAACAAAGGGGATCTGACTCATTATCATCATTTGCAGGGCTAATTAAAACAAATCCATTTTTAGCGATTACCATGACAATATTTGTTTTATCGCTAGCAGGTATTCCATTAACTGCAGGGTTTATAGGAAAGTTAAATATTTTCTTGGGGGCTTTCGTCCAAGTTAAAGGATATTTTGTATTAGGTGGCATTCTACTTTTAACTACAGTAGTATCTTATTTTTACTATTTCGGCATCCTTCAAACTATTTTCTTTAGAAGTAGTGAAGAGCGTAAAGTCGTACTTCCTAAGACACATCTATTCGTTGTATTGGTTTGTGCCGTTTTAACAATTGTATTGGGTATTAAACCATCTTTAGCATTAGATATATTTCATAAGCTAGACATTGTGAAAGACTTCTTTATGGCGTAA
- a CDS encoding DUF1146 family protein: protein MEALVGTEALLAIIVHLFFIILTWWALTAIKWESIMKKGHVAQIRLFMVLLTITISSAVSSFFLDYLQYTKNITYLLK, encoded by the coding sequence ATGGAAGCTTTAGTTGGGACAGAAGCTTTATTAGCAATAATTGTCCATTTATTTTTCATTATTTTAACTTGGTGGGCTTTAACAGCAATTAAGTGGGAGAGTATTATGAAAAAAGGCCATGTCGCCCAAATTCGACTTTTTATGGTGCTATTAACGATTACAATTTCTTCTGCTGTAAGTAGTTTTTTCTTAGACTATCTTCAATATACAAAAAACATCACATATTTATTGAAATAA
- a CDS encoding NADH-quinone oxidoreductase subunit J — MSGFVVAFFLLSLSAILGGVMMLNSTKVMHMMLSLVLTFISIAGIYVLLSAEFVAVVQILIYSGAVTILMIFGIMLTKHDIESEKPKRNWRNIAALIGVVAFGVVMFLGVNGLSIDASDVDLATNNTKNIGLQLFTNHIVPFEVMSVLLLIALVGAIILAKSDDSKEEGTKE; from the coding sequence ATGAGTGGTTTCGTAGTTGCTTTCTTTCTTCTTTCTTTATCAGCCATTTTAGGTGGCGTTATGATGTTAAACTCAACGAAAGTTATGCATATGATGCTTTCACTTGTTTTAACATTCATAAGTATTGCAGGGATTTATGTCCTTCTATCAGCCGAATTCGTAGCTGTTGTTCAAATTCTTATTTACTCAGGTGCAGTAACAATCTTAATGATTTTTGGAATTATGTTAACGAAACATGATATTGAAAGTGAAAAGCCAAAAAGAAATTGGAGAAATATTGCTGCGTTAATCGGTGTTGTTGCATTTGGAGTCGTTATGTTTTTAGGAGTAAACGGACTTTCAATCGATGCATCAGATGTTGATTTAGCAACAAATAATACGAAAAATATTGGATTACAACTATTTACAAATCATATCGTGCCATTTGAAGTAATGTCTGTATTATTGCTTATTGCTTTAGTAGGTGCGATCATTTTAGCAAAATCAGATGATTCAAAAGAGGAGGGTACGAAGGAATGA
- the nuoL gene encoding NADH-quinone oxidoreductase subunit L, with protein sequence MMQYAWLVPVLPLISFLILLLAGTKGKKGSGILGATLTGISFIISLFVLFDRLQGDTVQKLYTWLTIGNIDIHVGYVVNALNSLMLVIVTFVSTLVHIYSTAYMEEDDRITVFFAYLGLFTFAMLALVISPSILQLYVFWELVGLGSFLLVGFYFYKEEAKAAAKKAFIMTRIGDVGLFIGMVLLFWKTKSFDFDQIFNVIQGGQVSTGTLTLIAILIFVGAMGKSGQFPLHTWLPDAMEGPTPVSALIHAATMVAAGVYLVATTYPIFIASGTALTVVAIVGGFTAIFAASIGLVQRDIKRVLAYSTVSQLGYMMLALGVGGYTASIFHLTTHAFFKALLFLAAGSVIHAVHTQDIFKMGGLRQKMKWTSTLFLIGTLAITGVPLLSGFFSKDEILAATWEKGNYALFVVALIAAFFTSFYMFRLYFLVFTGEEKTKGAHESPMSMVLPMSLLGILAIFAGYINTPFFGRHLNEFLLDGAPFTIAEHNHEPYWIMIVATLVSLAGITLAYNMYGRKLKQTKQEENGLFYEILLNKYYIDELYNSSIVKGMFAIGHVMFAIERFVIEGLAVLVKGIVSSVGGIGSRLQSGQVQTYGFITILGLALILLAIVVTGGYNL encoded by the coding sequence ATGATGCAGTATGCTTGGCTTGTTCCGGTACTTCCGCTAATTTCCTTTCTAATCCTACTATTAGCTGGTACAAAAGGAAAGAAAGGTAGTGGGATTTTAGGAGCAACTTTAACAGGAATCTCATTCATCATCTCCTTGTTCGTCTTATTTGACCGTCTACAAGGGGATACAGTGCAGAAACTATACACTTGGTTAACAATTGGGAATATCGATATTCACGTTGGATATGTAGTAAATGCACTAAATTCGTTAATGTTAGTAATCGTTACGTTTGTTAGTACATTAGTACATATTTATTCAACAGCATATATGGAAGAGGATGACAGAATTACAGTGTTTTTCGCATACTTAGGGTTATTTACATTTGCGATGTTAGCACTTGTCATTTCACCTAGCATTCTACAACTTTATGTATTCTGGGAGTTAGTAGGTTTAGGTTCATTTTTACTTGTTGGTTTCTACTTTTATAAAGAGGAAGCAAAAGCCGCGGCTAAAAAAGCGTTCATTATGACGAGAATAGGGGACGTTGGTTTATTTATCGGGATGGTACTATTATTTTGGAAAACAAAGAGCTTTGATTTCGATCAAATTTTCAATGTAATCCAAGGTGGACAAGTGAGTACTGGTACGTTAACACTTATTGCGATTCTAATTTTCGTAGGAGCAATGGGTAAATCAGGTCAGTTCCCACTTCATACATGGCTTCCTGATGCGATGGAAGGTCCAACACCTGTTTCTGCATTAATTCACGCAGCAACAATGGTAGCTGCCGGTGTTTACTTAGTAGCAACGACTTATCCTATCTTTATTGCTAGTGGAACTGCTTTAACGGTAGTTGCGATTGTCGGAGGATTTACAGCAATCTTTGCAGCGAGTATTGGACTTGTGCAAAGAGATATTAAGCGAGTACTAGCATACTCTACAGTCAGTCAATTGGGTTATATGATGCTTGCATTAGGTGTAGGTGGTTATACAGCAAGTATTTTTCACTTAACAACTCATGCGTTTTTTAAAGCATTGTTATTCTTAGCAGCAGGTAGTGTTATTCATGCCGTGCACACTCAAGATATCTTTAAAATGGGTGGATTACGTCAGAAAATGAAATGGACATCTACACTATTCTTAATCGGTACATTAGCTATAACAGGTGTACCATTACTATCTGGTTTCTTTAGTAAGGATGAGATTTTAGCTGCAACTTGGGAAAAGGGAAACTACGCTTTATTCGTAGTAGCTTTAATTGCAGCATTCTTTACTTCCTTCTATATGTTCCGTTTATATTTCTTAGTTTTCACTGGAGAAGAGAAGACAAAAGGTGCTCATGAGTCACCAATGTCAATGGTTCTACCAATGTCTTTATTAGGGATCCTTGCTATATTTGCAGGTTATATTAATACACCATTCTTTGGTCGTCACTTAAATGAGTTTTTATTAGATGGAGCTCCATTTACAATTGCTGAGCATAATCATGAGCCATATTGGATTATGATCGTAGCAACGCTTGTTTCTTTAGCTGGTATTACGCTTGCTTACAATATGTATGGAAGAAAATTGAAGCAAACTAAACAAGAAGAAAATGGATTATTCTATGAGATTCTTCTTAATAAATACTATATTGATGAATTATATAACAGTTCAATCGTAAAAGGTATGTTTGCAATCGGACATGTAATGTTTGCAATTGAGCGTTTTGTAATTGAAGGGCTTGCAGTTCTAGTAAAAGGAATTGTAAGTAGTGTCGGTGGAATTGGTTCAAGGCTGCAAAGTGGTCAAGTTCAAACTTATGGATTTATCACAATACTTGGTCTTGCACTAATCTTATTAGCAATCGTTGTGACAGGGGGGTACAACTTATGA
- the nuoK gene encoding NADH-quinone oxidoreductase subunit NuoK, whose translation MSSVPINAYLLLALILFCIGLYGALTKRNTVIVLICIELMLNAANINLVAFSKLGVAPSLTGQIFSLFTISVAAAEAAVGVAILIAWYRHRQTVNIDEADSLKR comes from the coding sequence ATGAGTTCAGTTCCAATTAATGCTTATCTTCTTTTAGCGCTAATTTTATTTTGTATCGGATTATATGGTGCATTAACAAAACGAAACACAGTAATTGTGTTAATTTGTATTGAGTTAATGTTAAATGCTGCAAATATTAATTTAGTGGCATTTAGTAAGCTTGGTGTAGCACCTTCGTTAACAGGACAAATTTTTTCATTATTTACGATTTCAGTTGCAGCTGCTGAGGCTGCAGTGGGCGTGGCAATTTTAATCGCATGGTATCGTCATCGTCAGACAGTTAATATCGATGAAGCTGATTCATTGAAAAGATAA
- a CDS encoding peptide ABC transporter substrate-binding protein — translation MIFTKKTFIAITLLFTLALAGCGQQSNQAASKTNDHTLHLMDTSDIVSLDSSLALDGPSLNALNSVMEGLYMPNEKGEYVPAAALSHKVSTDGKVYTFTLRDTNYSNGDPVTAKDFVFAMKRAVDPNTKAQFAYDLYDIENAKEINQGKLPVDKLGVTALDDKTLQIKLERPIPYFIQLTSLPMFFPLNEKFVKEQGSKYGLEANTTLYNGPYVVSKWDHEVGFTMTKNPQYYDKRNVHVNKIDVKIMKETTTAVNLYETGELDQAIIDSNVIDRYKGNKELNKLAMPIVSYISFNQKNTFLANLKVRKAIANGFNKEDISTTILNDGSIPTDRIIPKGLVKNSKGVDFVRSTSHPSTVSLEEAKSLFKEALSESGKSKATISLLVSDSNTSRKIGEYLKSQLETNLKGLTVNIVVQPAQQKFELRQQGNYDLSLDTWGADYPDPTTYLELFTSKSALNVLNYKNAKYDDFVQKANTISLQNETERTQLLHNAEDLLLDDAAIAPVYQAGYVYLQKSNVKNIKVRPFVGYFYYKFAQKQ, via the coding sequence ATGATATTTACTAAGAAAACCTTTATAGCAATTACTTTATTATTCACATTGGCACTAGCAGGTTGTGGACAACAATCAAATCAGGCAGCTTCGAAGACTAATGATCACACGTTACATTTAATGGATACTTCAGATATTGTAAGTCTTGATAGTTCTCTAGCTTTAGATGGACCATCATTAAATGCACTTAATAGTGTAATGGAAGGTCTTTATATGCCAAATGAAAAAGGAGAATACGTTCCCGCTGCTGCATTGTCACACAAAGTTAGTACGGACGGTAAAGTTTATACATTTACTTTAAGGGATACTAACTATTCAAATGGAGATCCAGTAACAGCAAAAGATTTTGTTTTTGCAATGAAACGAGCAGTTGATCCAAATACTAAAGCTCAGTTCGCATACGATTTATATGATATTGAAAACGCAAAAGAAATTAACCAAGGAAAGTTACCTGTGGATAAACTCGGGGTAACTGCACTAGATGATAAAACATTACAAATTAAACTTGAACGCCCTATTCCATATTTCATTCAACTGACTAGTTTACCGATGTTCTTCCCGTTAAATGAAAAATTCGTTAAGGAACAAGGTAGCAAATATGGTTTAGAAGCAAATACAACTTTATATAATGGTCCATACGTTGTAAGTAAATGGGATCATGAAGTTGGATTCACAATGACAAAAAATCCACAATACTATGATAAAAGGAATGTCCATGTAAATAAAATTGACGTTAAAATCATGAAAGAAACAACAACTGCCGTTAATCTCTATGAAACAGGTGAACTTGATCAAGCGATTATAGATTCTAATGTTATCGATCGTTATAAGGGGAATAAGGAACTAAACAAACTAGCTATGCCAATTGTCTCTTACATCAGCTTTAACCAAAAAAATACATTTTTAGCAAATCTAAAAGTACGTAAGGCAATCGCAAATGGCTTTAATAAAGAGGACATTAGTACAACGATACTAAACGATGGTTCGATTCCTACTGATCGAATTATTCCTAAAGGTTTAGTAAAAAACTCTAAAGGCGTCGACTTTGTTAGGTCAACCTCTCATCCTTCTACAGTAAGTTTAGAGGAGGCTAAATCACTGTTTAAAGAAGCTTTATCTGAAAGTGGTAAGTCAAAAGCTACAATTTCATTACTAGTAAGTGATAGCAATACATCACGTAAAATTGGTGAATATTTAAAATCACAATTAGAAACGAATTTAAAAGGTCTAACAGTTAATATTGTCGTACAACCTGCACAACAAAAATTCGAATTGCGTCAGCAAGGAAACTATGATCTCTCTCTAGATACATGGGGTGCAGATTATCCAGATCCAACGACTTATTTAGAGTTATTTACATCTAAATCGGCTTTAAATGTATTAAATTATAAAAATGCTAAATATGACGATTTTGTTCAAAAAGCAAATACAATCAGCTTACAAAACGAAACAGAACGTACTCAGCTCCTTCATAATGCTGAAGACCTTTTACTAGATGATGCTGCGATTGCTCCAGTTTATCAAGCTGGCTATGTATACTTGCAAAAATCAAATGTAAAAAACATAAAGGTACGTCCATTTGTTGGATATTTTTATTATAAATTTGCTCAAAAGCAGTAA
- a CDS encoding YwmB family TATA-box binding protein: MKKTMYLFLITITFASALFFNWGKIGMADTGVGQLNRFADVLNKKDISVTSWNLYAREAKMNTSVSKIISKYKDDFKNFKWTKADNGNKIIGTFNHNLVTERIVVTSTGNNSSYVIYELSGTKWDQHAEKETNKLIKNSLENIFSKEPTFFTCIKGTMGGKLEGVLQGIKNDFLGTFKATKIEEIKEGAFVSVSAYTEQWNDALVANGKKINLQIAIRENNVDKSTTIIIGTPIITVEY; this comes from the coding sequence ATGAAAAAAACTATGTACTTATTTTTAATTACGATTACTTTTGCTTCTGCATTATTTTTTAATTGGGGTAAAATCGGTATGGCTGATACAGGTGTAGGCCAATTGAACCGTTTTGCAGACGTATTAAATAAAAAAGACATTTCGGTTACAAGTTGGAATTTATACGCAAGAGAAGCTAAAATGAATACTTCGGTGTCCAAAATAATCAGTAAATATAAAGACGATTTTAAAAATTTTAAGTGGACGAAAGCAGACAATGGTAATAAAATAATTGGTACGTTTAACCATAATTTGGTCACAGAAAGAATCGTTGTTACATCTACTGGCAATAACAGCAGCTATGTAATTTATGAGCTTAGTGGGACTAAATGGGACCAGCATGCTGAAAAAGAAACGAATAAACTTATAAAGAACTCATTGGAAAATATTTTTAGTAAAGAACCTACTTTTTTTACTTGTATAAAGGGGACAATGGGTGGTAAACTTGAAGGTGTTTTGCAGGGTATAAAAAATGATTTTTTGGGGACTTTTAAAGCAACAAAAATTGAAGAAATAAAAGAAGGGGCATTCGTCTCTGTTTCAGCATATACTGAACAGTGGAATGACGCTCTGGTTGCAAATGGCAAAAAAATTAATTTACAAATTGCAATTCGTGAAAACAATGTTGATAAATCAACGACAATTATTATTGGCACACCGATTATAACAGTAGAATATTGA
- the murA gene encoding UDP-N-acetylglucosamine 1-carboxyvinyltransferase, whose amino-acid sequence MDKIIVRGGKQLQGTVRVEGAKNAVLPVLAAALLASEGKNIIHDVPTLSDVYTINEVLRNLNTEVGFKNNTVTVDASKDLHVEAPFEYVRKMRASILVMGPLLARNGHARVALPGGCAIGSRPIEQHLKGFEAMGAQITVGNGFVEAKSNGRLKGAKIYLDFPSVGATENIMSAASLAEGTTILENAAKEPEIVDLANFINAMGGKVRGAGTGTIRIEGVPTLFGTTHHIIPDRIEAGTFMVAAAITNGNVLIENAVPEHLSSVVAKMREMGVTIIEEEEGLRVIGTDNLKPVDIKTMPHPGFPTDMQSQMMALLLKANGTGMITETVFENRFMHVEEFRRMNANIKIEGRSTIIHGPNDLQGAEVAATDLRAAASLILAGLVVDGYTRVTELKHLDRGYVNFHEKLAALGADIERVNEPSTAVEEETLKDLQA is encoded by the coding sequence TTGGATAAAATCATTGTCCGTGGCGGGAAACAGCTTCAAGGCACAGTTCGTGTAGAGGGTGCAAAAAATGCTGTCTTACCAGTTCTTGCTGCAGCGCTACTAGCTAGTGAAGGAAAAAATATAATTCATGACGTACCAACTCTATCTGACGTATACACGATTAACGAAGTTCTTCGTAATTTAAATACAGAAGTTGGGTTCAAAAATAATACAGTAACAGTTGATGCTTCAAAGGATTTACATGTTGAAGCGCCATTTGAATATGTTCGTAAAATGCGAGCATCTATTCTTGTAATGGGACCACTTTTAGCTAGAAATGGTCATGCACGTGTAGCGTTACCAGGTGGATGTGCGATTGGATCTAGACCAATTGAACAGCACTTAAAAGGATTTGAAGCAATGGGAGCTCAAATTACGGTTGGTAATGGTTTTGTAGAAGCAAAATCAAACGGTCGTTTAAAAGGGGCAAAAATCTATTTAGATTTCCCAAGCGTAGGTGCAACAGAAAATATTATGTCTGCAGCTTCACTTGCAGAAGGAACAACAATTCTTGAAAATGCTGCAAAAGAACCTGAAATTGTTGACTTAGCAAATTTCATTAATGCAATGGGTGGTAAAGTTCGTGGAGCTGGAACAGGCACTATTCGAATTGAAGGTGTACCAACATTATTTGGTACAACTCATCACATTATTCCAGACCGTATTGAAGCTGGAACATTTATGGTAGCAGCAGCAATCACGAATGGAAACGTATTAATTGAAAATGCAGTTCCAGAACATTTAAGCTCAGTTGTAGCGAAAATGCGTGAAATGGGAGTAACAATTATTGAAGAGGAAGAAGGTCTTCGAGTAATTGGTACAGACAATTTAAAACCTGTAGACATCAAAACGATGCCTCACCCAGGCTTCCCAACAGATATGCAATCACAAATGATGGCACTTCTATTAAAAGCTAATGGAACAGGCATGATTACTGAAACAGTATTCGAAAATCGTTTTATGCACGTGGAAGAATTCCGTCGCATGAATGCAAATATTAAAATTGAAGGTCGATCAACTATTATTCATGGACCGAATGATCTTCAAGGAGCAGAAGTAGCTGCTACGGATTTACGTGCTGCTGCATCACTTATCCTTGCTGGTCTTGTTGTTGATGGATATACTCGTGTTACTGAATTAAAACATTTAGATCGTGGTTATGTAAATTTCCATGAAAAGCTTGCTGCACTTGGAGCGGACATTGAACGTGTAAACGAACCAAGCACAGCTGTAGAGGAAGAAACACTAAAAGATTTACAAGCGTAA